The following are encoded in a window of Algiphilus aromaticivorans DG1253 genomic DNA:
- a CDS encoding lysophospholipid acyltransferase family protein, with amino-acid sequence MRHPAALARGVWRALCIVVLLGVAGFMALAVAVSPRPLPPEPLTAWWMRQLLGVLRVRVRCSGSPAAPDGLVVANHVSWLDIAVIAGLLPGRFVAKSEVRDWPLIGALAAAAGSYFIRRGSNATQALTDRMEPRLRAGGRIVLFPEGTTTAGDSVRRFHPRLFAAAANVSAVIQPLALRYGRAPDGRNVAPFVGDDAFLPHLLQLLGLPGLEVQVMLAPAFIAKEERGALARRARAAVADALAETPSEPFAPAVAYGREVVTIAGQGMPPPRGAR; translated from the coding sequence GTGCGGCACCCGGCCGCGCTTGCCCGCGGCGTATGGCGGGCGCTCTGCATCGTGGTGCTGCTCGGTGTGGCGGGCTTCATGGCGCTGGCAGTGGCCGTCAGCCCGCGGCCACTGCCTCCCGAGCCCCTGACCGCCTGGTGGATGCGCCAGCTGCTGGGCGTGCTGCGGGTGCGGGTGCGCTGCTCCGGCTCACCCGCCGCGCCCGACGGGCTCGTCGTGGCCAATCACGTCTCCTGGCTCGACATCGCCGTCATCGCCGGCCTGCTGCCGGGGCGCTTCGTGGCCAAGAGCGAAGTGCGCGACTGGCCGCTGATCGGCGCGCTTGCCGCCGCGGCCGGCAGCTATTTCATCCGGCGGGGCAGCAATGCCACCCAGGCCCTGACGGACCGCATGGAGCCACGCCTGCGCGCCGGGGGCCGCATCGTGCTGTTCCCGGAAGGCACAACGACCGCCGGCGACAGCGTGCGCCGATTCCACCCGCGGCTGTTCGCGGCTGCGGCCAACGTTTCCGCGGTGATCCAGCCCCTGGCACTGCGCTATGGGCGGGCCCCGGACGGACGCAATGTCGCCCCCTTCGTCGGTGACGATGCCTTCCTGCCGCATCTATTGCAGCTGCTCGGGCTTCCCGGCCTGGAGGTCCAGGTCATGCTGGCACCCGCTTTCATCGCGAAGGAGGAGCGCGGCGCTCTCGCCCGAAGAGCGCGCGCGGCCGTGGCCGACGCGCTCGCAGAAACGCCTTCGGAGCCGTTCGCCCCCGCCGTCGCGTATGGCCGCGAGGTTGTCACCATTGCAGGACAGGGCATGCCGCCGCCGCGCGGAGCGCGTTAA
- the lipA gene encoding lipoyl synthase — protein sequence MAPGTKMNAADKMARIPVKIEATTQAERKPSWIRARMGNAAEVARIKSLLREQKLHSVCEEASCPNLGECFSKGTATFMIMGDICTRRCPFCDVSHGRPEPLDPEEPPHLADTIARLKLNYVVITSVDRDDLRDGGAGHFAACIDAIRARTPDTRIEVLVPDFRGRMDPAMAIFNDHPPDVFNHNLETVPRLYRQARPGSDYEWSLDLLERFKGVHPEVPTKSGLMLGLGEEIAEVEQVMQDLRDHGCDMLTLGQYLQPSKHHHPVARYVHPDEFAELKRKGEAMGFAHVASGPMVRSSYHADEQAEGLLHSV from the coding sequence ATGGCGCCCGGCACCAAGATGAATGCCGCCGACAAGATGGCGCGCATCCCGGTCAAGATCGAGGCCACCACCCAGGCCGAGCGCAAGCCGAGCTGGATCCGGGCGCGCATGGGCAACGCCGCCGAAGTCGCGCGCATCAAGTCGCTGCTGCGCGAGCAGAAGCTGCATTCGGTCTGCGAGGAGGCCTCCTGCCCCAATCTGGGCGAGTGCTTCTCCAAGGGCACCGCCACCTTCATGATCATGGGTGACATCTGCACGCGGCGCTGCCCCTTCTGCGATGTCTCGCACGGCCGCCCCGAGCCGCTGGATCCGGAAGAGCCGCCGCATCTGGCCGATACCATCGCGCGGCTGAAGCTGAACTATGTCGTCATCACCAGCGTCGACCGCGACGACCTGCGCGACGGCGGTGCCGGCCACTTCGCCGCCTGCATCGACGCCATCCGCGCGCGCACCCCCGACACCCGCATCGAGGTGCTGGTGCCCGACTTCCGCGGCCGCATGGATCCGGCCATGGCGATCTTCAACGACCACCCGCCGGATGTCTTCAACCACAACCTGGAGACCGTGCCGCGGCTCTACCGCCAGGCGCGACCGGGCTCGGACTACGAATGGTCGCTGGACCTGCTGGAGCGCTTCAAGGGCGTGCACCCGGAAGTGCCGACCAAATCCGGCCTGATGCTGGGCCTGGGCGAGGAGATCGCCGAGGTCGAGCAGGTCATGCAGGATCTGCGCGACCACGGCTGCGACATGCTGACGCTGGGCCAGTATCTGCAGCCCTCAAAGCATCACCACCCGGTGGCGCGCTACGTGCACCCCGACGAGTTCGCCGAGCTGAAGCGCAAGGGCGAGGCCATGGGCTTCGCGCACGTCGCCAGCGGGCCGATGGTGCGCAGCTCCTATCACGCCGACGAACAAGCCGAGGGCTTGCTGCACAGCGTCTGA
- the atzF gene encoding allophanate hydrolase, giving the protein MADNDEGQCPRLMGELQIGYASGALSVEGVMGEILVAAERAAGCNAWIHRVPEAQLLARARELDAWLGARGDAPLPPLFGVPFVVKDNIDVAGLPTTAGCPDFAYTPEHSARAVEKAMEAGALLVGKTNLDQFATGLVGTRSPYGACSNPRNPDYIAGGSSAGSAVAVACGAATFALGTDTAGSGRVPAALNNLVGLKPSRGAVSNRGVFPACRSLDCVSIFALSGEDAATVFRIVAEYDEADPFARRLSPPQAPRWPEQLRSFRFAVPRQADLEFFGDAGAKACFRDAVARLETLGGEAREIDFGAFREASCLLYEGPWIAERYLSVRDFLAAHPDSVMSPTAEIIARGQGISAADAFASYYRLKRLQRDIAALWSDVDCLLTPTVPTTYRRDEIAAEPVAYNSRLGYYTNFMNLLDLCAYAVPVGFLECGQPFGVTLSAPAFHEQVLYPIATALHRAGGTPLGASDRMMPPSVGSSAGEGALGVRPPDSVLLAVCGAHMEGLPLNHQLTGIGANLQRRMRTAPRYRLYHLHGFEPARPGMVRDAAGTGIEVEVWAVPSAAFGGFVDRIPAPLTIGSVELESGDVVNGFLCESHVLDAATEISDIGGWRQYLQTTQGASVL; this is encoded by the coding sequence TTGGCGGACAACGACGAAGGGCAATGCCCACGGCTGATGGGCGAGCTGCAGATTGGCTATGCCAGCGGCGCGCTCAGCGTCGAAGGCGTGATGGGCGAGATCCTCGTGGCAGCGGAACGGGCCGCGGGCTGCAATGCATGGATCCATCGGGTGCCGGAGGCGCAGCTGCTGGCGCGTGCCAGGGAGCTGGATGCCTGGCTGGGTGCGCGCGGCGATGCGCCCTTGCCACCCCTCTTCGGTGTGCCCTTCGTCGTCAAGGACAATATCGACGTGGCCGGTCTGCCGACCACGGCGGGTTGCCCCGATTTCGCTTATACCCCTGAGCATAGTGCGCGCGCTGTGGAAAAGGCCATGGAGGCGGGCGCGCTATTGGTCGGCAAGACCAATCTCGACCAGTTCGCGACCGGCCTTGTGGGCACGCGCTCGCCCTATGGGGCCTGCAGCAATCCGCGCAATCCGGATTACATCGCCGGTGGCTCCAGTGCCGGCTCCGCCGTCGCCGTCGCCTGCGGCGCAGCGACTTTCGCACTGGGCACGGACACGGCCGGCTCCGGCCGTGTGCCGGCGGCCTTGAACAACCTTGTCGGCCTTAAGCCTTCGCGCGGCGCGGTCAGCAACCGCGGCGTCTTCCCGGCCTGTCGCTCGCTGGACTGCGTCTCGATCTTCGCGCTGAGTGGCGAGGACGCCGCAACGGTATTCCGCATCGTGGCCGAATACGATGAGGCGGACCCCTTCGCACGGCGTCTGTCGCCGCCGCAGGCTCCGCGCTGGCCGGAGCAGTTGCGCAGCTTTCGCTTTGCGGTGCCACGCCAGGCCGATCTGGAGTTCTTCGGAGACGCTGGCGCGAAGGCTTGCTTCCGCGACGCCGTCGCCCGTCTGGAAACGCTCGGTGGCGAGGCACGCGAGATCGATTTCGGCGCCTTCCGAGAGGCGTCGTGTCTGCTCTACGAGGGCCCGTGGATCGCGGAGCGTTATCTGTCGGTGCGCGACTTCCTGGCAGCGCATCCGGATTCGGTGATGTCACCCACGGCCGAGATCATCGCGCGCGGGCAGGGCATTTCGGCGGCCGATGCTTTCGCGTCCTACTACCGCCTGAAGCGGTTGCAGCGAGACATTGCGGCGCTCTGGAGCGACGTCGACTGCCTGCTGACGCCGACGGTGCCGACGACCTATCGCCGCGACGAGATCGCCGCCGAACCCGTCGCCTACAACAGTCGCCTGGGCTATTACACGAACTTCATGAATCTGCTCGATCTCTGCGCCTACGCGGTGCCGGTGGGCTTTCTGGAATGCGGCCAGCCCTTCGGCGTGACACTCAGCGCGCCGGCTTTCCACGAGCAGGTTTTGTACCCTATCGCCACCGCCTTGCATCGGGCCGGCGGCACGCCGCTGGGTGCTTCGGACCGGATGATGCCGCCTTCGGTGGGATCGTCTGCCGGGGAAGGCGCCCTTGGCGTGCGCCCGCCGGACAGCGTGTTGCTGGCAGTCTGCGGTGCGCACATGGAGGGGCTGCCCCTCAATCATCAGCTGACGGGCATTGGGGCCAATCTGCAGCGGCGGATGCGCACCGCACCCCGCTATCGGCTCTATCATCTCCACGGCTTCGAGCCGGCGCGCCCTGGCATGGTGCGCGATGCCGCGGGGACGGGCATCGAAGTCGAAGTGTGGGCGGTTCCCAGCGCGGCTTTCGGCGGCTTTGTCGACCGCATCCCGGCACCGCTCACCATCGGCAGCGTCGAACTCGAGTCGGGCGACGTCGTCAACGGCTTTCTCTGCGAGTCGCACGTCCTCGACGCAGCCACCGAAATCAGCGATATCGGTGGCTGGCGCCAGTATCTGCAAACGACGCAGGGTGCCTCCGTCCTTTAG
- a CDS encoding GntR family transcriptional regulator, translated as MARSKQSTNGEVFEKLREMILNFELYPGSRITETELAERFSVSRTPIREALQRLAYEGHIVIMPKQGCFVRNIDIDELTQHYRVRIALEMLSLEVACAEMGDAELEALAEDWDPVEQKGRTDNSEKMEARDECFHIALAEGGGNKALAHYLQQVNSQIRVIRRLDFTNSDRIDRTYAEHHEIVQQLLRRDLEGAKALMTTHITRSEEFAKSLTLRQLARPQASM; from the coding sequence GTGGCCAGAAGCAAGCAGTCGACCAACGGTGAGGTCTTCGAGAAGCTCCGGGAGATGATTCTCAACTTCGAGCTCTACCCGGGTAGCCGCATCACCGAAACAGAGCTCGCCGAGCGCTTCTCCGTCAGCCGCACGCCGATTCGGGAAGCGTTGCAGCGCCTCGCCTACGAGGGGCACATCGTGATCATGCCCAAGCAGGGCTGTTTCGTGCGCAACATCGATATCGACGAGCTCACCCAGCACTATCGCGTGCGCATCGCGCTGGAGATGCTGTCCCTGGAGGTTGCCTGCGCCGAGATGGGCGATGCGGAGTTGGAAGCGCTGGCTGAGGATTGGGATCCTGTCGAGCAGAAAGGTCGTACCGACAACTCGGAGAAGATGGAGGCGCGCGACGAGTGCTTTCATATCGCGCTCGCCGAGGGCGGCGGCAACAAGGCACTCGCGCACTATCTGCAGCAGGTCAACAGCCAGATCCGCGTCATCCGCCGTCTCGATTTCACCAACAGCGACCGTATCGACCGGACCTATGCCGAGCACCACGAGATCGTGCAGCAGCTGCTGCGTCGCGATCTCGAAGGCGCCAAGGCCCTGATGACCACGCACATCACCCGCAGCGAGGAGTTTGCGAAGTCGCTCACGCTGCGCCAGCTTGCGCGCCCGCAGGCCTCGATGTAG